One Sporomusaceae bacterium ACPt DNA window includes the following coding sequences:
- the yacL gene encoding putative PIN and TRAM-domain containing protein YacL, giving the protein MIDKTLRIIIVILAAVGGLMITDRIIPLLASVISEEFLRIGVFGVTMATILSFILGGLAGGVLGFLVAPILIKHLWNFTYWVEIRLNKMPGYDVLAGVLGLATGLIISNLLGSAFLPIPIVGKYVPLLLSIILGYLGINVAIRKREELFNMFSTLPALPWLNRDSKERPKDKVSDACQAKILDTSVIIDGRIADICKSGFVEGLLIIPVFVLEELQHIADSSDLLKRNRGRRGLDILNRMQKELALNVQIDNRDFEDIAEVDSKLIKLGQLLKAKIITNDYNLNKVAELQGVPVLNINELSNAVKPVVLPGEEMVVHVVKDGKEFGQGVAYLDDGTMIVVDGGKKHIGETVGVLVTSVLQTAAGRMIFAKPKAIM; this is encoded by the coding sequence GTGATTGATAAAACACTTAGAATAATTATTGTCATACTGGCGGCGGTTGGTGGACTTATGATAACCGACCGGATTATTCCACTCTTGGCTTCGGTAATCAGTGAGGAGTTTTTAAGGATCGGCGTATTCGGGGTTACTATGGCCACCATTCTCTCGTTTATCCTTGGTGGTTTGGCGGGTGGGGTGCTTGGTTTTTTGGTAGCTCCGATATTAATCAAGCATTTGTGGAACTTTACTTATTGGGTTGAAATTCGCTTAAACAAAATGCCTGGATATGATGTGCTGGCAGGTGTACTGGGGTTGGCTACCGGACTAATAATCTCTAATTTACTTGGATCGGCTTTTTTGCCTATTCCTATTGTTGGGAAATATGTCCCACTGTTACTGAGTATTATTCTAGGGTATCTAGGGATTAATGTTGCTATCCGTAAACGCGAAGAATTGTTTAACATGTTTTCTACATTGCCGGCATTGCCGTGGCTTAATCGCGATAGCAAGGAGCGTCCTAAAGACAAGGTTTCTGATGCTTGTCAAGCCAAGATACTTGATACCAGTGTTATCATTGACGGGCGCATTGCCGATATATGCAAAAGCGGGTTTGTTGAAGGCTTATTGATTATTCCGGTGTTTGTACTGGAGGAATTGCAGCATATTGCCGACTCTTCTGATTTGCTGAAACGTAATCGGGGAAGGCGCGGGCTTGACATTTTAAACCGCATGCAAAAAGAGCTTGCGCTTAATGTGCAGATTGATAACCGTGATTTTGAGGATATTGCCGAAGTCGATTCTAAACTTATCAAACTTGGTCAATTGCTGAAAGCCAAGATTATCACCAATGATTATAACCTTAACAAAGTAGCCGAACTTCAAGGGGTGCCTGTGCTCAACATTAATGAGCTGTCTAATGCTGTAAAGCCGGTAGTTCTGCCAGGTGAAGAAATGGTGGTGCATGTTGTTAAAGATGGTAAAGAATTTGGCCAAGGCGTAGCTTATCTTGATGACGGCACAATGATTGTGGTTGACGGTGGAAAAAAACATATTGGGGAAACGGTCGGTGTCTTAGTTACCTCGGTGTTGCAGACTGCTGCCGGGCGAATGATATTTGCCAAACCCAAAGCCATTATGTAG
- a CDS encoding Putative TrmH family tRNA/rRNA methyltransferase has product MSDDAEIIVGRNSVMEALKAGRSLNKILVAKGERQGSVRDIIGQARAQGLVVQEVDAAKLDKISAGVRHQGVVALAAPVAYADINDILSVAYEKNEAPFLVLLDELSDPHNVGAILRTADATGVHGVLIPKRRSCPLTQTVAKTSAGAVEHVPVARIGNVAQTLKSLKKRGLWVVGADMDGTQNYYEADLSGPVVIVVGSEGEGMGRLTKEACDFIVRIPMRGHITSLNASVACSLLLYEVLRQRG; this is encoded by the coding sequence ATGTCTGATGATGCCGAGATAATAGTAGGACGCAATAGTGTGATGGAAGCGCTTAAAGCCGGGCGCTCTCTTAATAAAATACTTGTCGCCAAAGGCGAACGTCAGGGTTCGGTGCGGGATATTATCGGTCAGGCCCGGGCGCAGGGATTGGTGGTGCAGGAGGTTGATGCTGCCAAACTTGATAAGATATCCGCCGGGGTTCGGCACCAGGGAGTGGTGGCACTGGCAGCGCCGGTGGCTTACGCCGATATTAACGATATTTTGTCTGTCGCCTATGAAAAAAATGAAGCACCGTTTTTGGTACTTCTGGATGAATTGAGTGACCCGCACAATGTTGGCGCAATTTTGCGCACTGCCGACGCCACCGGCGTTCATGGCGTACTAATCCCAAAACGGCGCAGTTGTCCGCTTACTCAGACGGTAGCCAAGACGTCGGCCGGGGCGGTAGAACATGTGCCGGTAGCCCGGATCGGTAATGTGGCGCAAACGCTCAAAAGTTTGAAAAAACGAGGACTCTGGGTAGTAGGAGCTGATATGGACGGAACCCAAAACTATTACGAAGCCGACCTTTCAGGGCCGGTAGTTATTGTTGTGGGCAGTGAAGGCGAGGGAATGGGGCGACTGACCAAGGAGGCTTGCGACTTTATCGTCAGAATACCTATGCGCGGACATATTACGTCACTAAACGCATCTGTGGCTTGCTCGCTGCTTCTGTATGAAGTTCTTAGACAAAGGGGATGA
- the thyX gene encoding Flavin-dependent thymidylate synthase, whose translation MKLKLIRYTPEPERTVAMSARLCYSASGAEDLVETMSDEQVGKLIAQLLNMGHLSTFEHASFTFAIEGISRVLTHQLVRHRIASYSQQSQRYVSEHGFEYIVPPAIATNPEAKAKFDALMSQVQETYDELVRLGVHKEDARYVLANATETKIVVTMNARSLLHFFEKRCCQRAQWEIRNLANAMLAEVKAVAPRLFAGAGPACVTSGYCPEGQLSCGRLAGIQLSK comes from the coding sequence ATGAAACTTAAGCTAATTAGATATACGCCTGAACCGGAAAGAACTGTGGCTATGTCAGCCCGTCTCTGTTATTCTGCCAGCGGTGCTGAAGATTTGGTAGAAACCATGTCTGACGAGCAGGTTGGCAAATTAATTGCTCAACTTCTCAATATGGGGCATTTATCAACATTCGAGCATGCAAGCTTTACTTTTGCTATAGAAGGCATTTCCCGCGTTCTGACACACCAGCTTGTACGTCACCGCATTGCGTCCTATTCCCAGCAGTCACAAAGATATGTATCCGAACATGGATTTGAGTATATTGTACCTCCGGCTATCGCCACCAACCCTGAAGCAAAGGCTAAATTTGATGCGCTTATGAGTCAAGTCCAAGAGACTTATGATGAACTGGTGAGGCTAGGGGTGCACAAGGAAGATGCGCGGTATGTACTGGCGAATGCTACTGAAACCAAGATAGTTGTAACAATGAATGCCCGGTCGCTGCTGCATTTTTTTGAAAAACGCTGCTGTCAGCGGGCGCAGTGGGAAATTCGTAACTTGGCTAATGCGATGCTGGCTGAAGTTAAAGCAGTAGCACCGCGGTTATTCGCTGGTGCCGGACCAGCGTGTGTGACCAGTGGTTATTGTCCGGAGGGGCAATTATCCTGCGGGCGGCTGGCAGGAATCCAGTTGTCTAAGTAG
- the cysS gene encoding Cysteine--tRNA ligase, with amino-acid sequence MSLKVYNTLTKQKEEFVPITPGKIKMYVCGVTPYNHPHIGNARPFITWDVIRRYLEYSGYEVYHVQNFTDVDDKIINTAKAEQVTWDVIANRYIASYFEVMDKLNIRRAHVYPRVSEHIPDILAMVKTLVDKGYAYAVAGDVYYSVEKFPGYGKLSGRSLDDMKAGARVDVDDRKRHPMDFALWKSAKPGDPAWDSPWGPGRPGWHIECSVMSYKYLGASFDFHGGGSDLIFPHHENEIAQSEAFTGIEPMVHYWLHNGFITVNEEKMSKSLGNFFLVIDILKHFRPDVLRFFILSTHYRSPLDFSDERLDEAGRSLERLKTAKENLKHLETFPAGSTSADSQMLSKAAAEAIAEFAAAMDDDFNTALAISVMFGLAKEINIYHSKVTGGKAEVDACAVAEAAKAYGQMAGILGILSCDDGAAGDGNAELVNELMNIIIDIRQEARKKKDWTTADQIRDKLAAVGIVLEDTPQGVRWKKR; translated from the coding sequence ATGAGTCTCAAGGTGTATAATACCCTGACTAAGCAGAAAGAAGAATTTGTGCCAATAACACCTGGTAAAATAAAAATGTATGTGTGCGGTGTTACCCCGTATAACCATCCTCATATCGGTAACGCCCGGCCGTTTATCACCTGGGATGTAATCCGCCGCTATCTTGAATACTCGGGCTATGAAGTGTACCACGTTCAAAACTTTACCGATGTGGATGATAAAATAATCAACACTGCTAAAGCCGAGCAAGTGACCTGGGATGTCATTGCTAACAGATATATTGCCTCCTATTTTGAGGTCATGGATAAACTTAATATTCGGCGGGCACATGTGTATCCCAGAGTCTCTGAACATATTCCGGATATTTTAGCCATGGTGAAAACTCTTGTTGATAAAGGGTATGCTTATGCTGTTGCCGGTGATGTTTATTATAGTGTCGAAAAATTTCCCGGCTATGGCAAGTTAAGTGGCCGTAGCCTTGACGACATGAAAGCCGGGGCGCGGGTAGATGTTGACGACCGGAAACGGCATCCAATGGATTTTGCTTTGTGGAAAAGTGCGAAACCGGGTGACCCGGCTTGGGACAGCCCATGGGGGCCGGGTAGGCCCGGCTGGCATATTGAATGCTCAGTAATGTCTTATAAATACTTGGGGGCGAGTTTCGATTTTCACGGTGGTGGCAGTGACCTTATTTTTCCCCATCACGAAAACGAAATTGCCCAGTCGGAGGCCTTCACCGGGATAGAACCCATGGTCCACTATTGGCTTCATAACGGTTTTATCACCGTGAATGAAGAAAAGATGAGTAAATCACTGGGAAATTTTTTTCTGGTTATTGATATATTAAAACACTTCCGCCCCGACGTGCTGAGATTTTTTATTTTGTCCACCCATTACCGGAGCCCGCTGGATTTTAGTGATGAACGCCTGGACGAAGCAGGACGCAGTCTGGAACGGTTAAAGACGGCTAAAGAAAACTTAAAGCACCTTGAAACTTTCCCGGCAGGCAGCACAAGCGCGGACTCTCAGATGTTAAGCAAAGCGGCTGCGGAAGCTATTGCTGAATTTGCTGCCGCTATGGACGATGACTTTAATACGGCATTGGCCATCAGTGTAATGTTTGGCTTGGCTAAAGAAATCAATATCTATCACAGCAAAGTAACTGGCGGCAAAGCTGAGGTAGATGCCTGTGCTGTGGCGGAGGCAGCCAAAGCCTATGGTCAAATGGCCGGCATTCTCGGTATTCTTTCTTGTGATGACGGGGCTGCCGGGGATGGCAATGCCGAACTGGTAAACGAGCTTATGAATATTATTATTGACATCAGGCAGGAAGCTCGGAAGAAAAAAGACTGGACTACAGCTGACCAAATTCGCGACAAACTGGCTGCAGTCGGCATTGTTCTCGAAGATACACCCCAGGGTGTAAGGTGGAAAAAACGGTGA
- the mrnC gene encoding Mini-ribonuclease 3, which yields MNFDHFQQLVANFFTINEAGELSPAKYTDMHPDRLPPLVLAYIGDAYFTLYVRTRLLGYEQNKVRVLHTFDAKMVSAVMQSKAVKALETGLTPEEADIVRRGRNAKSTVPKSASVAQYRYATGFEALMGYLYLQKKYERLSQIVDKAFAIISREMTIIAKKTE from the coding sequence GTGAACTTTGACCATTTTCAACAATTGGTAGCTAATTTTTTTACTATAAATGAAGCTGGGGAACTTTCCCCGGCTAAATATACTGATATGCATCCGGACCGGTTGCCGCCTTTAGTACTGGCATACATTGGTGATGCCTATTTTACCCTGTATGTGCGTACCAGGCTGCTTGGCTATGAACAGAATAAAGTGCGGGTACTCCATACTTTTGACGCCAAAATGGTGTCGGCAGTTATGCAGTCTAAAGCCGTTAAGGCGCTTGAAACTGGGTTAACACCCGAAGAAGCAGATATTGTACGGCGGGGACGGAATGCTAAATCAACAGTGCCCAAAAGCGCTTCCGTTGCCCAATACCGGTATGCTACCGGCTTTGAGGCCCTTATGGGGTATCTTTATTTACAAAAAAAATACGAACGGTTGTCACAAATTGTTGATAAGGCATTCGCCATTATTTCCCGGGAAATGACAATCATTGCCAAAAAAACTGAATGA
- the pfp gene encoding Pyrophosphate--fructose 6-phosphate 1-phosphotransferase, whose amino-acid sequence MPNANKVKTIAVLTGGGDAPGLNAVIRAVVRTALGHGLKVWGIKNGFGGMVENQFIELTDSSVAGILPRGGTMLGTTNRDNPFNYPQTEGGQVVYKNMSAQALDNLRRADIEALVVIGGDGSLRIASEFYQLGLPVVAVPKTIDNDIPGTERTFGFDTAVTVATDALDRLHTTAESHHRVMVLEVMGRYAGWIALHAGLAGGADCILIPEIPFKLDSVIAKIKERQQRGRQFSLIVIAEGAYREGGEMSVSFIVEGSHEKIRLGGAGEKLAREIEKLTGVESRCTVLGHVQRGGSPTAFDRVLSTRYGVAAVECIFDGAFGNMVALQKNRIIRVPITEIAGQANNVTLDNELLKAGRAIGICFGD is encoded by the coding sequence ATGCCTAATGCAAACAAGGTAAAAACAATTGCTGTACTTACAGGAGGTGGCGACGCACCCGGACTTAATGCTGTTATCCGCGCGGTTGTACGGACAGCGCTTGGTCATGGACTTAAAGTCTGGGGAATAAAAAATGGTTTTGGCGGTATGGTCGAAAACCAATTTATTGAACTGACTGATAGCAGTGTTGCCGGCATTTTGCCGCGTGGCGGTACTATGCTGGGTACGACCAATCGCGATAATCCTTTTAATTATCCGCAAACGGAAGGTGGCCAAGTTGTTTATAAAAATATGTCCGCCCAGGCATTAGATAACCTTCGGCGCGCAGATATCGAAGCTTTGGTAGTTATTGGCGGCGACGGCAGCCTGCGCATTGCTTCGGAATTTTACCAGCTAGGCTTGCCGGTAGTGGCTGTGCCTAAAACGATTGACAATGATATACCGGGGACCGAGCGTACCTTTGGGTTTGATACGGCAGTTACGGTAGCTACCGATGCTCTTGACCGGTTGCATACTACTGCCGAATCGCATCATCGGGTCATGGTACTTGAAGTTATGGGCCGTTATGCCGGTTGGATTGCACTGCATGCCGGTTTGGCTGGCGGTGCCGATTGCATTTTAATTCCGGAGATACCATTTAAATTGGACTCGGTTATTGCTAAAATAAAAGAACGCCAGCAACGTGGCCGCCAGTTCAGTCTTATCGTTATTGCCGAAGGTGCATATCGTGAAGGTGGGGAAATGTCCGTATCGTTTATTGTTGAAGGCAGCCATGAGAAAATTCGGTTGGGCGGCGCTGGCGAAAAGCTGGCCCGGGAGATCGAGAAACTTACCGGTGTTGAATCTCGCTGTACTGTGCTTGGGCATGTTCAGCGTGGTGGCAGTCCAACAGCATTTGATCGTGTTTTGTCTACCCGTTATGGCGTGGCGGCGGTCGAATGTATATTTGACGGTGCGTTCGGCAACATGGTGGCGTTGCAGAAAAACCGGATTATTCGTGTACCTATTACTGAAATTGCCGGTCAGGCAAATAACGTTACCTTGGATAATGAGCTTTTAAAAGCAGGTCGGGCCATTGGTATTTGCTTTGGTGACTAA
- the yacP gene encoding putative protein YacP, translating into MDLLIVDGYNVINAWPELIAVKDNLEYARDKLVDILSEYGAYKGYRTIIVFDAHMAAGKSVSQTTAGSLEVIYTQEGETADSCIEKMVYCLVRQGERVYVVTSDWAEQMFVLGAGAFRISARELKNDVASIKREIKTEISKRVLARDRHELGSRLGKDIFKRLDAMRRDGLD; encoded by the coding sequence ATGGATTTGTTAATTGTCGACGGCTATAATGTCATTAATGCCTGGCCTGAACTGATTGCCGTCAAAGATAATCTGGAGTACGCTCGTGATAAGCTTGTGGACATACTTAGCGAATATGGTGCATATAAAGGATATAGGACAATAATTGTATTTGATGCGCATATGGCCGCTGGTAAAAGTGTTAGTCAAACTACGGCCGGCTCCCTGGAGGTGATTTATACCCAAGAAGGAGAAACTGCTGACAGCTGCATTGAGAAAATGGTGTATTGCCTTGTCCGTCAAGGTGAACGTGTTTATGTTGTCACATCAGACTGGGCTGAGCAAATGTTTGTTTTAGGCGCCGGAGCATTTAGAATTTCAGCTCGTGAACTCAAAAATGATGTTGCCAGCATTAAACGCGAGATTAAGACAGAGATTTCTAAGCGAGTGTTGGCGCGGGACCGCCACGAACTTGGCAGCCGTCTGGGGAAGGATATCTTTAAACGCCTTGATGCTATGCGCCGTGATGGGCTTGACTAA
- the ispDF gene encoding Bifunctional enzyme IspD/IspF: MQRGGDEMVSVIIAAAGQGKRMGRGMNKVLIPLLGKPVLAHTVMAASAGQNVDNVIVTAAPEEMEVVVNLLTGLNLSVSWQVVAGGSERQHSIANALAAVPDSTEIIVVHDGARPLVEQTLFDQAIAMARQYRAAIVAVPVKNTIKSADDAGWVTGTPDRRMLWAVQTPQAFEARLLRSAYEQAAHDGYLGTDDAALVERLGAKVKIVPGSYRNLKITTPEDIIIAETLLAHRQEATDDMIRTGIGYDVHRLVAGRKLILGGVDIPYMLGLDGHSDADVLLHAIKDALLGAAALGDIGRHFPDSDGRYKGISSLRLLAEVRDILARHGYKVNNIDATIVAQKPKLAPYITEMNNNIAGVLAVDSSQVNVKATTTEGLGFTGQGEGIAAYATATIRAARV; encoded by the coding sequence TTGCAGCGGGGGGGAGACGAAATGGTTTCAGTAATTATTGCTGCCGCAGGACAGGGAAAAAGAATGGGGCGGGGAATGAACAAAGTTTTAATCCCGCTTTTGGGGAAACCGGTACTGGCCCATACCGTGATGGCCGCTAGTGCCGGTCAGAATGTAGATAATGTGATTGTAACGGCGGCGCCTGAGGAAATGGAGGTAGTTGTCAATCTGCTCACCGGGCTTAATTTGTCAGTATCTTGGCAGGTTGTTGCCGGTGGAAGTGAACGGCAGCATTCCATTGCCAATGCGCTTGCAGCAGTACCTGACAGTACTGAAATTATCGTGGTGCATGACGGTGCTCGTCCGCTAGTTGAACAAACCTTGTTTGACCAAGCTATCGCCATGGCGCGCCAGTACCGGGCGGCCATTGTAGCTGTGCCTGTCAAAAATACGATTAAATCGGCAGATGATGCCGGATGGGTAACCGGCACTCCGGATCGCCGCATGCTCTGGGCGGTTCAGACGCCACAAGCGTTTGAGGCAAGGCTGCTTAGGTCTGCTTATGAACAAGCGGCACACGATGGTTACTTGGGGACCGATGACGCCGCGCTAGTTGAACGGCTGGGTGCCAAAGTAAAAATTGTACCAGGCAGCTACCGTAATCTTAAAATTACTACTCCGGAAGATATCATTATTGCTGAAACACTGCTTGCTCATCGACAGGAGGCTACTGATGACATGATTCGCACTGGTATTGGTTATGATGTGCACAGATTGGTGGCTGGGCGCAAATTAATCTTGGGAGGAGTGGACATTCCCTATATGCTGGGGCTTGACGGACACTCTGATGCCGACGTGCTTTTGCACGCCATCAAAGACGCGCTGCTTGGCGCAGCGGCGCTGGGCGACATTGGCCGCCATTTTCCTGATTCTGACGGACGTTATAAAGGGATTTCCAGTCTTAGGCTACTGGCTGAAGTTCGTGATATATTGGCTAGACACGGCTATAAAGTTAATAATATTGACGCTACCATCGTGGCGCAAAAGCCTAAACTTGCCCCATACATAACGGAAATGAATAACAACATTGCCGGGGTTCTGGCCGTTGATAGCAGTCAGGTTAATGTCAAAGCCACTACTACTGAGGGGTTAGGCTTTACTGGACAGGGCGAAGGTATTGCCGCTTACGCTACAGCCACAATTAGAGCTGCTCGAGTTTAA
- the gltX_1 gene encoding Glutamate--tRNA ligase, translating into MEQEVRVRFAPSPTGPFHIGGARSALFNWLLARKQGGKLILRIEDTDLERSTRESEENIKASLRWLGIDWDEGIDIGGEYGPYRQTERLDIYREYTEKLLASGQAFHCYCSEEELEAERQEQMNKGETPRYSGRCRNLSQADRERFVAEGRKPTVRFRVPENQQIVFKDMVRGTVSFESNGIGDFVIVKSDGIPVYNYAVVLDDALMKVTHVIRAEEHLSNTPRQILIYQALGLPLPQFGHISLILGKDRTKMSKRHGATSVEQYKNLGYLPEGIVNFLALLGWAPPGEQEIFSVEELIENFSMDRVAKNPAVFDIDKLNHINAHYIKQASPEVVTELALPHLKAAGYIGGELTAGQREWLVKVVAELQGYISYAAQITEHIDVFFNDNIDFENEEAHEIMRDADIPRVMELFKNKLVELEPVEPDGVKAILKSITKELKLGGKKVFMPVRIAVTGKMHGPELVNLIPLIGKERTLARMNSLLAKI; encoded by the coding sequence ATGGAGCAAGAAGTTAGAGTGAGATTTGCGCCCAGCCCGACCGGGCCGTTTCATATTGGCGGCGCGCGGTCGGCGCTGTTTAACTGGTTGTTAGCCCGGAAGCAGGGGGGGAAGTTGATTTTGCGGATCGAAGATACCGATCTGGAACGCTCGACCCGGGAATCAGAGGAAAACATCAAGGCGTCGCTGCGTTGGTTAGGGATTGACTGGGATGAAGGTATCGACATCGGCGGTGAGTACGGTCCTTACCGCCAAACTGAGCGGCTTGATATCTACCGGGAGTATACTGAAAAACTGCTGGCTAGTGGACAAGCCTTTCACTGCTACTGTAGCGAAGAGGAACTGGAAGCCGAACGCCAGGAGCAGATGAATAAAGGGGAAACGCCCCGGTACTCCGGCCGCTGTCGCAATTTAAGCCAGGCTGACCGTGAGCGCTTTGTTGCTGAAGGCCGGAAACCTACTGTTCGCTTTCGCGTGCCGGAAAACCAACAAATTGTGTTCAAGGATATGGTGCGGGGAACGGTAAGTTTCGAATCTAATGGTATAGGTGATTTTGTTATTGTAAAATCAGACGGTATTCCGGTGTACAATTACGCCGTGGTGCTTGATGATGCGCTCATGAAAGTTACCCATGTCATTCGCGCTGAAGAACATTTATCGAATACTCCCCGTCAAATCCTAATATACCAGGCTTTGGGTCTGCCGTTGCCGCAGTTTGGTCATATTTCACTGATTTTAGGCAAAGACCGTACCAAGATGAGTAAACGGCATGGAGCAACTTCGGTTGAACAGTATAAAAACTTAGGTTATCTGCCTGAGGGTATTGTCAACTTCCTGGCACTCCTGGGATGGGCTCCTCCCGGTGAGCAAGAAATTTTTAGTGTAGAGGAACTTATCGAGAATTTTTCTATGGACCGGGTTGCCAAGAACCCGGCAGTATTTGATATTGATAAGCTCAATCATATTAATGCCCACTACATTAAGCAGGCCAGCCCGGAGGTTGTAACCGAACTGGCACTGCCACATCTTAAAGCTGCCGGCTATATTGGCGGCGAATTAACTGCCGGCCAAAGAGAATGGCTGGTAAAAGTAGTGGCCGAACTTCAAGGCTATATTAGTTATGCCGCCCAAATAACCGAACACATTGATGTTTTCTTTAATGATAATATTGATTTTGAAAATGAAGAAGCCCATGAAATTATGAGAGATGCCGACATCCCCCGGGTTATGGAGCTTTTTAAAAACAAGCTGGTTGAACTGGAACCCGTTGAACCGGACGGAGTAAAAGCCATTCTGAAAAGCATTACCAAAGAATTAAAACTGGGCGGCAAAAAAGTATTTATGCCTGTCCGCATTGCTGTTACCGGAAAAATGCACGGGCCCGAGCTTGTCAACCTCATCCCGCTTATCGGCAAAGAACGTACTCTGGCCAGAATGAACTCCTTGTTAGCTAAAATTTAG
- the cysE gene encoding Serine acetyltransferase: protein MFTRIKKDIQVVFERDPAAKSVLEVLLCYPGLHAIWLHRISHYLFKRGWVLIPRMICYFNRLLTGVDIHPGATIGEGLFIDHATGVVIGETCVIGNNVTLYQGVTLGGTGKEKGKRHPTIGNNVVVASGAKVLGSFTVGDNSKIGAGSVVLREVPPNSTVVGIPGKVVWHDGKKVGRDDIDSIDLEHGDLPDPVAEMLLCMQRNMKKMEARIKQLEMELSKNESQGV from the coding sequence ATGTTCACTCGGATAAAAAAAGACATCCAAGTGGTATTTGAACGTGACCCTGCCGCCAAAAGTGTGCTTGAAGTTCTCTTATGTTATCCTGGGTTGCATGCTATTTGGTTGCACCGTATCTCGCATTATTTATTTAAACGCGGCTGGGTGCTTATACCACGCATGATTTGCTATTTTAACCGTTTATTAACCGGAGTAGATATACATCCGGGCGCAACAATTGGCGAAGGATTGTTTATTGACCACGCTACCGGCGTTGTCATTGGCGAGACGTGTGTGATTGGCAACAACGTTACTTTGTATCAGGGAGTAACTTTAGGAGGTACCGGTAAAGAAAAAGGCAAGCGCCATCCGACTATCGGCAATAATGTGGTTGTGGCCAGTGGTGCTAAAGTGCTGGGTTCATTTACTGTTGGTGACAACTCTAAAATTGGTGCCGGTTCGGTGGTGCTGCGCGAAGTCCCGCCCAATTCCACTGTTGTCGGTATACCGGGCAAAGTTGTCTGGCATGACGGCAAAAAGGTGGGGCGTGACGATATTGACAGCATTGACCTTGAACATGGTGATTTACCTGATCCTGTAGCAGAAATGCTTCTTTGTATGCAGCGAAATATGAAAAAGATGGAAGCGCGTATCAAACAGTTGGAAATGGAGCTGAGCAAGAATGAGTCTCAAGGTGTATAA
- the sigH_1 gene encoding RNA polymerase sigma-H factor yields MRVNTQRDLYSCFDNLTDEEIVFDAKDNDNTVALEYLINKYRNFVRAKARSYFLIGAEREDIIQEGMIGLYKAIRDFRNDKLSSFRAFAELCVTRQIITAIKTATRQKHIPLNSYVSLNKPIYDEDSDRTLLDVLSGSKVTDPEELVISREEFVDIEEKMGEILSDLEWKVLMSYLDGKSYQEIAVELDRHVKSIDNALQRVKRKLERYLENRGEDSDIRGMYKGLTGLNKDASVDLADYSETYDE; encoded by the coding sequence ATGCGGGTTAATACTCAACGCGATCTGTATAGTTGTTTTGACAACTTAACTGATGAAGAAATAGTATTCGACGCCAAAGATAATGACAATACGGTCGCTCTGGAGTATTTGATTAATAAATATCGCAACTTTGTGCGGGCTAAAGCCAGATCATATTTTTTAATCGGCGCTGAGCGTGAAGACATTATCCAGGAAGGTATGATCGGTTTATACAAAGCTATTCGAGATTTCCGCAATGACAAGCTCTCATCGTTTCGGGCGTTTGCAGAACTGTGCGTAACACGGCAAATTATTACCGCCATTAAGACGGCAACTCGGCAGAAGCATATTCCTTTGAACTCATACGTTTCTTTAAATAAACCCATTTACGACGAAGATTCTGATCGTACGCTTCTGGACGTGCTGTCCGGTTCTAAGGTAACTGATCCGGAAGAATTGGTAATCAGCCGTGAAGAATTTGTCGATATTGAAGAAAAAATGGGCGAAATTTTAAGCGACCTGGAGTGGAAAGTGCTCATGTCGTACCTTGATGGCAAGTCCTATCAGGAAATCGCCGTTGAACTCGACCGGCATGTTAAGTCGATTGATAATGCGTTGCAGCGGGTGAAACGCAAGCTGGAGCGCTATTTGGAAAATCGTGGCGAAGACAGCGACATTCGCGGTATGTATAAAGGTCTTACCGGCCTTAATAAAGACGCTTCAGTTGATTTGGCTGACTATAGCGAAACCTATGACGAATAA